One genomic region from Lysobacterales bacterium encodes:
- a CDS encoding amidohydrolase family protein, producing the protein MSFDLLVRDAALADGRRGVDVGVRGGRIVAIAPALPAEHAGEVIEARGRLLSAPLVDAHFHMDAALSLGLPRLNASGTLLEGIALWGELKPHLTVEAVVQRALAYCDMAAAQGLLHIRSHVDVCDPRLLAVDALLEVKRQVAGYIDLQLVAFPQDGYLRAPGAIENLQRALDRGVDVIGGIPHFERTMADGADSIARLCRLAAERGLRVDMHCDESDDPHSRHVETLAAETIRHGLQGRVTGSHLTSMHSMDNYYVSKLLPLMAEARLSAVANPLINITLQGRHDSYPKRRGMTRVPELLAAGIDVALGQDCCMDPWYSFGSADMLEVASMAVHVAQMTSQDGIRACYAGVTDTAARVIGLDDYGLREGGPADFVLLQAADPFEAIRLKAARLAVVRRGRVIARAPERQSSLELPGRPPQVSLEFVPGSL; encoded by the coding sequence ATGAGCTTCGACCTGCTGGTGCGCGACGCCGCGCTGGCCGACGGCCGCCGCGGCGTCGATGTCGGCGTGCGCGGCGGTCGCATCGTCGCCATCGCACCAGCGCTGCCGGCCGAACACGCGGGCGAAGTGATCGAGGCGCGCGGCCGTCTGCTCAGCGCGCCCCTTGTCGACGCCCACTTCCACATGGACGCCGCGCTCTCGCTGGGCCTGCCGCGGCTCAACGCCAGCGGTACCCTGCTCGAAGGCATCGCGCTCTGGGGCGAGCTGAAGCCGCATCTCACCGTCGAGGCGGTGGTGCAGCGCGCGCTGGCCTACTGCGACATGGCCGCAGCGCAGGGCCTGCTGCACATCCGCAGCCATGTCGACGTCTGCGATCCGCGCCTGCTGGCCGTCGATGCGCTGCTCGAAGTGAAACGCCAGGTCGCCGGCTACATCGACCTGCAGCTGGTCGCATTCCCGCAGGACGGCTACCTGCGCGCGCCGGGTGCAATCGAGAATCTGCAGCGCGCGCTGGACCGCGGCGTCGATGTCATCGGCGGCATCCCGCATTTCGAGCGCACGATGGCCGACGGCGCCGACAGCATCGCGCGCCTGTGTCGCCTCGCCGCCGAGCGCGGCCTGCGCGTCGACATGCACTGCGACGAGAGCGACGACCCGCACTCGCGCCACGTCGAAACGCTGGCTGCAGAGACAATCCGCCACGGCCTGCAGGGCCGCGTCACCGGCTCGCATCTGACCTCGATGCACAGCATGGACAACTACTACGTGTCCAAGCTGCTGCCGCTGATGGCCGAGGCGCGGCTCTCGGCGGTGGCGAATCCGCTGATCAACATCACCCTGCAGGGCCGCCACGACAGCTATCCCAAGCGTCGCGGCATGACCCGCGTGCCGGAGCTGCTGGCCGCCGGCATCGACGTGGCCCTGGGCCAGGACTGCTGCATGGACCCCTGGTACAGCTTCGGCAGCGCGGACATGCTCGAAGTCGCCAGCATGGCCGTGCACGTGGCGCAGATGACCTCGCAGGACGGCATCCGCGCCTGCTATGCCGGCGTCACCGACACCGCCGCGCGGGTGATCGGCCTCGACGACTACGGCCTGCGCGAGGGCGGCCCGGCCGACTTCGTCCTGCTGCAGGCGGCAGACCCGTTCGAAGCGATCCGCCTGAAGGCCGCACGACTTGCCGTGGTCCGGCGCGGACGTGTGATCGCACGCGCGCCAGAGCGGCAGAGTTCGCTTGAGCTGCCGGGGCGGCCGCCGCAGGTGTCGCTGGAGTTCGTGCCAGGCAGCCTCTGA
- a CDS encoding SET domain-containing protein: protein MHPHTRLVPINDVVGEGVIATQRIPRGSLVWVMDGLDQAIPESEIAQLPACWAPLVDRWTFSDGRRHRVLLWDHGRYVNHSCAPNCGGTEFGFEIALRDIEAGEQLSNDYATLFMGPSEAFDCECGAPNCRSVIDHRQVPEAVAAVRRALTQALDFIESAPQPLWPLLDPQRLQSARLSLRQSLADVLHSRGPRRRRAVSG from the coding sequence ATGCATCCGCATACGCGACTCGTACCGATCAACGACGTGGTGGGCGAGGGTGTGATCGCCACCCAGCGCATCCCGCGCGGCAGCCTGGTCTGGGTGATGGATGGCTTGGATCAGGCCATCCCCGAGTCCGAAATCGCCCAGTTGCCAGCCTGCTGGGCACCGCTGGTTGACCGTTGGACCTTCAGCGACGGCCGCCGTCATCGCGTGCTGCTGTGGGACCACGGCCGCTACGTCAACCACAGCTGCGCGCCCAACTGCGGCGGCACCGAATTCGGCTTCGAGATCGCACTGCGCGACATCGAAGCCGGCGAACAGCTGAGCAACGACTACGCCACGCTCTTCATGGGCCCGAGCGAGGCCTTCGACTGCGAATGCGGCGCGCCGAACTGCCGCAGCGTGATCGATCACCGCCAGGTGCCTGAGGCCGTGGCCGCCGTGCGCCGCGCGCTGACCCAGGCGCTGGACTTCATCGAGTCCGCGCCGCAGCCGCTGTGGCCTCTGCTCGATCCGCAGCGATTGCAGTCTGCCCGCCTCAGCCTGCGTCAGAGCTTGGCCGACGTGCTGCACTCCCGAGGCCCGCGCCGCCGCCGCGCCGTCAGCGGCTGA
- a CDS encoding SET domain-containing protein, giving the protein MIHPSSELRFISAEIGYGVFATEFIPRGTFLWVLDAFDRILTAAEREALPPLLRQQVDRYAYQAADGDFVFCWDFGRYMNHCCAPASRGIGDAFEIAVRDIQPGEELTCEYGTLNLIQPMACRCGALSCRGEIRRDDAERYYERWDAEARAAFELAGKVPQPLLPYAKAGPRDLPLLAALRSGGEVDVPSARAYHVPATEGQSR; this is encoded by the coding sequence GTGATCCACCCCAGTTCGGAGCTTCGCTTCATTTCGGCCGAGATCGGCTACGGAGTCTTCGCCACCGAGTTCATTCCCCGCGGCACCTTTCTCTGGGTGCTCGACGCCTTCGACCGTATCCTCACCGCCGCCGAGCGCGAGGCGCTGCCGCCGCTGCTGCGCCAGCAGGTCGACCGCTACGCCTATCAGGCGGCCGATGGCGACTTCGTGTTCTGCTGGGATTTCGGTCGCTACATGAACCACTGCTGCGCGCCGGCCAGTCGCGGCATCGGCGACGCCTTCGAAATCGCGGTGCGCGACATCCAGCCGGGTGAGGAGCTGACCTGCGAGTACGGCACCCTCAATCTGATCCAGCCGATGGCCTGCCGCTGCGGTGCTCTCAGCTGCCGCGGCGAGATCCGCCGCGACGATGCCGAACGCTACTACGAGCGCTGGGACGCCGAGGCCCGCGCTGCCTTCGAACTCGCCGGCAAGGTGCCGCAGCCGCTGCTGCCCTATGCCAAGGCCGGCCCCCGCGATCTGCCCCTGCTGGCGGCGCTGCGCTCGGGCGGTGAGGTCGACGTGCCCTCGGCCCGCGCCTATCACGTGCCGGCGACGGAGGGGCAGAGCCGATGA
- a CDS encoding peptidase produces MNAIKTQPISFRAADLNPDVSACTDLNQHANQTWLAANPVPADRSSWGSFEVLAERSLEIQHAIVQAASKSNAGAGSIEQKVGDFFGSGMDTAAIEAAGVEPLKPRLAKIDAITDTAGIAGYLRESYAVGQGPLFGFYANADLKNSEMVIGYTNQGGLSLPERSYYLEDREDFVAAREALLTYAATVLQLAGADEASAKAQAQQVLEFETLLAKASLDRVTLRDPATRYNPVSIEQADAVTPNFPWGDFFDAVGVARPQMFSLAMPDFFREFDRMLVEVPVAQWQTWLRFRVLNDAAPYLGKAFEDANFALYGKTLRGQQEQQERWKRVLNAVNGSMGEALGQLYVAVAFPPESKAKMQQLVANLSDALKERLQNLEWMGDETKTKALEKWASFTPKIGYPDKWRSWDGLNVGRDSYVANLEAAAAFNYRFMLDKIGKPVDKTEWGMSPQTINAYYRASANEIVFPAAILQPPFFDPNADDALNYGGIGAVIGHEMLHGYDDQGSKFDAVGNFANWWTDEDRERFNARTDKLVAQFNAYEALPGLNVNGRLALGENIADLGGLTVAYAAMRRAQGEGFTDPMVEGLSQSQRFFLNWATVWRRGFTTEAMKLQITNGPHAPGMFRAVGAPSNMPTFHEAFGCQPGDRMRREGEERVAIW; encoded by the coding sequence ATGAACGCGATCAAGACCCAGCCGATCAGCTTCAGGGCGGCGGATCTCAACCCGGACGTGTCGGCCTGCACCGACCTCAACCAGCACGCCAACCAGACCTGGCTGGCGGCCAACCCCGTGCCTGCGGATCGCAGCAGCTGGGGCAGCTTCGAGGTGTTGGCCGAGCGCTCGCTGGAGATCCAGCATGCGATCGTGCAGGCCGCTTCGAAGTCGAACGCGGGCGCCGGCAGCATCGAGCAGAAGGTGGGCGACTTTTTCGGTTCGGGCATGGACACCGCGGCCATTGAAGCCGCGGGCGTCGAGCCGCTGAAGCCGCGTCTCGCCAAGATCGACGCCATCACCGACACCGCCGGCATCGCGGGCTACCTGCGCGAGTCTTACGCCGTCGGCCAGGGGCCGCTGTTCGGCTTCTACGCCAATGCCGACCTCAAGAACTCCGAAATGGTGATCGGCTACACCAACCAGGGCGGTCTCTCCCTGCCGGAGCGCAGCTACTACCTGGAGGACCGCGAGGACTTCGTGGCTGCGCGCGAGGCGCTGCTCACGTACGCCGCCACCGTGCTGCAGCTCGCCGGCGCCGACGAGGCCAGCGCCAAGGCCCAGGCGCAGCAGGTGCTGGAGTTCGAGACCCTGCTGGCCAAGGCTTCGCTGGACCGCGTGACCCTGCGCGACCCGGCCACCCGCTACAACCCGGTCTCGATCGAGCAGGCCGATGCGGTGACCCCGAACTTCCCCTGGGGCGATTTCTTCGACGCTGTCGGCGTGGCCCGTCCGCAGATGTTCTCGCTGGCGATGCCGGACTTCTTCCGCGAGTTCGACCGCATGCTGGTCGAAGTGCCGGTGGCCCAGTGGCAGACCTGGCTGCGCTTCCGCGTGCTGAACGATGCCGCGCCGTATCTCGGCAAGGCCTTCGAGGACGCCAACTTCGCGCTCTACGGCAAGACCCTGCGCGGCCAGCAGGAGCAGCAGGAGCGCTGGAAGCGCGTGTTGAATGCGGTCAACGGCAGCATGGGCGAGGCGCTCGGCCAGCTCTACGTGGCCGTGGCCTTCCCGCCGGAATCCAAGGCCAAGATGCAGCAGCTCGTCGCCAATCTGTCCGACGCGCTGAAGGAGCGGCTGCAGAACCTCGAGTGGATGGGCGACGAGACCAAGACCAAGGCGCTGGAGAAGTGGGCGAGCTTCACGCCCAAGATCGGCTACCCCGACAAGTGGCGCAGCTGGGACGGTCTGAACGTGGGCCGCGACAGCTACGTCGCCAATCTGGAGGCGGCCGCGGCCTTCAACTATCGCTTCATGCTGGACAAGATCGGCAAGCCGGTCGACAAGACCGAGTGGGGCATGAGCCCGCAGACGATCAACGCCTACTACCGCGCGTCGGCCAATGAGATCGTCTTCCCGGCCGCGATCCTGCAGCCGCCGTTCTTTGATCCGAACGCCGATGACGCGCTGAACTACGGCGGCATCGGTGCGGTGATCGGCCACGAGATGCTGCACGGCTATGACGACCAGGGCAGCAAGTTCGACGCCGTCGGCAACTTCGCCAACTGGTGGACCGACGAAGACCGCGAGCGCTTCAACGCCCGCACCGACAAGTTGGTCGCGCAGTTCAACGCCTACGAGGCCCTGCCGGGCCTGAACGTCAACGGCCGGCTGGCGCTGGGCGAGAACATCGCCGACCTCGGCGGGCTGACGGTGGCCTACGCGGCAATGCGCCGCGCGCAGGGCGAGGGCTTTACGGATCCGATGGTCGAAGGCCTGTCGCAGAGCCAGCGCTTCTTCCTCAACTGGGCCACGGTCTGGCGCCGCGGCTTCACCACTGAAGCCATGAAGCTGCAGATCACCAATGGCCCGCATGCGCCGGGCATGTTCCGTGCGGTCGGCGCGCCGTCCAACATGCCGACCTTCCACGAGGCCTTCGGCTGCCAGCCGGGCGACCGCATGCGCCGCGAGGGCGAGGAGCGCGTGGCGATCTGGTAA